The Arachis hypogaea cultivar Tifrunner chromosome 16, arahy.Tifrunner.gnm2.J5K5, whole genome shotgun sequence genome contains a region encoding:
- the LOC112697769 gene encoding strigolactone esterase RMS3 — MGTSILDALNVRVEGSGDKYLVLAHGFGTDQSAWQRVLPYFIRRYSVILYDLVCAGSVNPDYFDYRRYTSLDAYVDDLIGILDALRVTRCAYVGHSISAMIGMLASIRRPELFSKLILIGASPRFLNDKDYHGGFEQGEIEQVFSAMEANYEAWVCGFAPLAVGADVPEAVREFSRTLFNMRPDITLFVSRTVFNSDLRGILGLVKVPCCIMQTARDHSVPATVATYMEEHLGGPSMVVWLDTEGHLPHLSAPSYLARQLDIALNSP; from the exons ATGGGAACCTCAATCTTAGACGCGCTGAATGTGCGCGTAGAAGGTTCCGGCGACAAGTACCTTGTCTTGGCCCACGGTTTCGGCACCGATCAATCCGCCTGGCAGCGTGTCCTCCCTTACTTCATCCGCCGCTACAGCGTCATCCTCTACGACCTCGTGTGCGCCGGCAGCGTCAACCCTGACTACTTCGATTACCGCCGTTACACCTCCCTTGACGCCTACGTCGATGACCTCATCGGAATTCTTGACGCTCTCCGCGTTACTCGCTGTGCCTATGTCGGTCACTCCATCTCCGCCATGATCGGAATGCTTGCTTCTATCCGCCGCCCCGAACTCTTCTCCAAGCTCATCCTCATCGGCGCCTCCCCTCG GTTCTTGAACGACAAGGATTACCATGGAGGATTTGAGCAAGGTGAAATTGAGCAAGTGTTTTCGGCAATGGAGGCCAACTACGAGGCGTGGGTGTGTGGTTTCGCGCCGCTGGCAGTGGGGGCGGATGTGCCGGAGGCAGTTAGGGAATTTTCTAGAACACTCTTCAACATGAGGCCGGACATAACGCTTTTTGTATCGAGGACGGTGTTTAACAGCGACCTTCGGGGTATCCTAGGTTTGGTGAAGGTCCCCTGTTGCATCATGCAGACGGCGAGGGACCACTCGGTTCCGGCGACGGTGGCCACGTACATGGAGGAGCACCTTGGTGGACCTAGCATGGTGGTTTGGCTCGACACCGAGGGGCACCTCCCTCACCTAAGTGCTCCTTCCTACCTTGCTCGACAGCTGGATATAGCTCTCAATTCTCCTTAG
- the LOC112697770 gene encoding uncharacterized protein, which translates to MALVGCGKRKGKDLEEKNGVIVKKRGNDVDHSIVGDSEEILRKEICQKVATFLVMSGIPLKAVKSVEFQKMWESVARCGPGYIAPSIEDLRGKLLKYQVERIKEAIEDHKIKWKRTGCSILIDSWNNGYGMTIFNFFVNSPKGTVFLKSVNATNVCNNVGGIFEMIDGVVNEVGIENVVQVVTKNEDSFKAAGKLLMEKRSTIFWMPCAVHCIELMFEEFEKRVKVHRETIANGRRITTYIYSRASVIDLLHYFTKGKDLIRPAATRGATSYLTLDCLNRNKDALEKMFTSKSWKSIAFSRSRSGKQVENIVMDSKFWKNIEICLKGANPLIKVLRLVNSDEKPAMGFVYKEMMQVKEKIQSAFNSVKQRYMPLWNIIDEKWDKEVHRPLEATAYYLNPQFHYSPDFKDDFDVKYGLYSSLCRTVAIKADACTVDRHLEEFKNARNAFGSELAKSAIKTKKPAEWWDSYGSEFPELQNFAIRILSLTCSAYGCTTNWDTFDKVHSKKRSRRRQKTWNDVLFAMSNLKVTDEKKKSKAFAYSMEDIASDDEWYVENIESSTNNEEPELYDAELIIPAEDDTPKDQYGYIDDLRIPDIDSDFNDDDDDVANDDYGDDDGMESDGDDMEDDDYDD; encoded by the exons ATGGCTCTTGTTGGTTGTGGGAAGAGGAAGGGGAAGGATTTGGAAGAGAAAAATGGGGTCATTGTGAAGAAAAGAGGGAACGATGTTGATCATTCTATCGTGGGTGATAGTGAAGAGATTCTGAGAAAAGAAATATGTCAGAAAGTTGCTACCTTTCTAGTCATGAGTGGCATTCCTTTGAAAGCTGTGAAAAGTGTTGAGTTTCAAAAGATGTGGGAATCAGTTGCACGTTGTGGCCCTGGATACATTGCACCTTCTATTGAAGATCTCAGAGGGAAGCTTTTGAAGTATCAAGTGGAAAGAATCAAGGAAGCAATTGAGGATCACAAGATCAAGTGGAAGAGAACAGGGTGCAGCATTTTGATTGATAGCTGGAATAACGGGTATGGAATGACCATATTCAACTTCTTTGTTAACAGCCCTAAAGGTACGGTTTTTCTGAAATCTGTTAATGCTACTAATGTTTGCAACAATGTTGGTGGTATCTTTGAGATGATTGATGGTGTTGTGAATGAGGTTGGTATTGAAAATGTTGTTCAAGTTGTGACAAAAAATGAAGATAGTTTTAAAGCTGCTGGAAAATTGTTAATGGAGAAAAGAAGTACTATTTTTTGGATGCCTTGTGCTGTTCATTGTATTGAATTGATGTTTGAGGAATTTGAAAAGAGGGTGAAGGTTCATAGAGAGACCATTGCCAATGGTAGGAGGATTACTACTTATATATATTCCAGAGCTTCTGTGATTGATCTGTTGCATTACTTTACCAAGGGAAAGGATTTGATTAGGCCGGCTGCGACTCGTGGTGCGACTTCTTATCTGACTTTAGATTGTCTCAATCGCAACAAGGATGCATTGGAGAAAATGTTCACTTCGAAATCATGGAAATCCATTGCTTTCTCAAGATCAAGAAGTGGGAAACAGGTTGAGAATATAGTTATGGATAGCAAGTTTTGGAAGAACATTGAGATTTGTTTGAAAGGTGCTAATCCTCTTATTAAAGTGCTTCGATTGGTGAATTCGGACGAAAAACCAGCCATGGGTTTCGTTTATAAGGAAATGATGCAAGTAAAAGAAAAGATACAAAGTGCCTTCAATTCTGTCAAGCAAAG aTACATGCCTTTGTGGAACATCATTGATGAAAAATGGGATAAAGAAGTTCATAGGCCTTTGGAAGCTACTGCTTACTACCTCAACCCTCAATTTCACTATAGCCCTGATTTCAAAGATGATTTTGATGTTAAATATGGACTATATAGTTCTTTGTGTAGGACGGTAGCAATTAAAGCTGATGCATGCACTGTTGATCGTCATCTTGAAGAGTTCAAGAATGCAAGAAATGCCTTTGGAAGTGAATTAGCCAAGTCTGCTATTAAAACCAAAAAGCCAGCAGAGTGGTGGGACTCTTATGGATCTGAATTTCCCGAGCTTCAGAATTTCGCCATTCGGATACTGTCCTTGACATGCAGTGCTTATGGGTGTACAACTAATTGGGATACTTTTGATAAG GTTCACTCAAAGAAAAGGAGTCGTCGTAGGCAGAAGACATGGAATGATGTATTGTTTGCGATGTCCAACTTAAAAGTGACCgatgagaagaagaaaagcaAAGCGTTTGCGTATAGCATGGAAGACATTGCTTCTGATGATGAATGGTATGTAGAGAACATTGAAAGTTCAACTAATAATGAAGAACCAGAGCTTTACGATGCAGAATTGATTATTCCAGCTGAAGATGATACACCAAAAGATCAATATGGTTATATAGATGACTTGAGAATTCCCGATATTGATTCTGactttaatgatgatgatgatgatgttgctaATGATGATTATGGTGATGATGATGGCATGGAAAGTGATGGAGATGACATGGAAGATGATGATTACGATGATTGA